A genome region from Labilibaculum antarcticum includes the following:
- a CDS encoding RecQ family ATP-dependent DNA helicase — MLHNLLQDNFGFSDFKPGQKEVISNILEGKSAIAIFPTGSGKSLCYQLPALQLPEITVVVSPLLALIKDQIDFLQSKNISAVRIDSSLSKEEEQDIMNGIRAKRHKILMISVERFKNERFRRFLKDIPISLLVIDEAHCISEWGHNFRPDYLKLPDYRDDFKAKQVLLLTATATPKVIADMSKKFAIAKEQVIITGFYRSNLNLNVIPVIQSKKNDKLISLLLSRKNECGIVYVTQQKTAEVVSTILSSKGIISKAYHAGLKSEDREEIQNQFMANKINCVVATIAFGMGIDKSNIRYVIHYDLPKSTENYSQEIGRAGRDGIKSDCIVLANHDNVNVLENFIFGDTPALSGIKEILRRVKKAETSWEIKLNTLPAYTNIRILPIKTLLVYMEIRGIIKPQYSYFADYRFSLNRDEKSIIEKFQGERKKFIQAIFDHSEKARKWTTVNFNTISQNYSTDRNRVVSALEYFDAEKLINLEAKLMVDVFAVTNPDFDIDEVAQELYDSFKKKEGVEVNRIRKMLSLFESETCISKNLANYFGEHPEWEKCGHCSVCNSGAVKIAKSHELKNLHEYNYIEICQSAITKFGDHLTDELLTKFLCGINTPIFTRLKLKNEKHFSSLENYRFGDVLEWVKENIN; from the coding sequence ATGTTACACAATCTGTTACAAGATAATTTTGGATTTTCTGATTTTAAACCAGGACAAAAAGAGGTTATCTCTAATATACTGGAAGGAAAATCAGCAATAGCCATATTTCCAACGGGATCTGGGAAATCTCTTTGTTACCAGCTCCCAGCTCTTCAACTTCCTGAAATTACCGTAGTGGTTTCTCCATTACTGGCCTTGATTAAAGATCAGATTGATTTTCTTCAATCGAAGAATATATCGGCAGTGCGTATTGATTCATCTCTCTCGAAAGAGGAAGAACAAGACATTATGAATGGCATTCGCGCCAAACGACATAAAATTTTAATGATATCGGTTGAGCGTTTTAAAAATGAACGCTTTCGCAGATTTTTGAAAGACATTCCAATCTCATTACTGGTTATTGATGAAGCACATTGCATCTCGGAATGGGGACACAATTTCAGACCTGATTATTTAAAACTACCTGATTACCGGGATGATTTCAAGGCCAAACAAGTACTTTTACTTACTGCAACTGCAACTCCGAAAGTTATAGCAGACATGAGTAAAAAGTTTGCCATAGCAAAAGAGCAGGTAATAATTACCGGATTTTACCGATCTAATTTAAATTTGAATGTTATTCCTGTCATTCAATCGAAGAAAAACGATAAGTTGATCTCATTACTTCTTTCCCGTAAAAATGAATGCGGAATTGTATATGTAACTCAACAAAAAACGGCCGAAGTAGTTTCAACCATTTTATCATCAAAAGGAATTATTTCCAAAGCATACCATGCCGGATTGAAAAGTGAAGATCGTGAAGAAATTCAAAATCAATTTATGGCTAATAAAATAAATTGTGTGGTGGCAACAATTGCTTTTGGAATGGGAATCGATAAATCGAACATTCGATATGTGATTCATTACGATCTTCCAAAATCAACAGAAAACTATTCTCAGGAAATTGGAAGGGCGGGTCGCGATGGAATAAAATCAGACTGCATTGTTTTAGCAAATCATGACAATGTGAATGTGCTTGAGAATTTCATATTTGGAGACACACCTGCCCTATCAGGCATAAAGGAAATTCTAAGACGCGTAAAAAAGGCTGAAACCAGCTGGGAAATCAAGTTAAATACACTTCCAGCCTATACTAATATCCGAATTCTACCCATCAAGACCTTGCTGGTTTACATGGAGATACGCGGAATTATCAAACCTCAGTACAGTTACTTTGCAGACTATCGATTTAGCTTAAATAGGGATGAAAAAAGTATCATCGAAAAGTTCCAAGGAGAACGAAAGAAATTTATTCAGGCTATTTTCGATCATTCCGAAAAAGCCAGGAAATGGACCACGGTAAATTTTAACACTATCAGTCAAAATTATTCGACAGATAGAAACCGGGTTGTCTCAGCTCTTGAATATTTTGATGCTGAGAAATTAATCAATTTGGAAGCGAAACTAATGGTTGATGTTTTTGCCGTTACAAATCCAGATTTTGATATCGATGAAGTAGCCCAAGAACTTTACGACAGCTTTAAAAAGAAAGAAGGAGTTGAAGTGAACAGAATTCGTAAAATGCTAAGTCTGTTCGAATCCGAAACATGCATCAGTAAAAATCTGGCGAATTATTTTGGAGAACATCCCGAATGGGAAAAGTGTGGTCACTGTTCTGTTTGCAATTCGGGAGCAGTAAAAATTGCGAAATCACACGAGCTGAAAAACCTGCACGAATATAATTATATAGAAATCTGTCAATCTGCCATTACCAAATTTGGTGATCATTTAACGGATGAACTACTTACCAAATTTTTGTGTGGCATAAACACGCCTATTTTCACCCGTTTAAAATTGAAAAATGAGAAGCACTTTTCCTCTCTCGAAAATTACCGATTTGGTGATGTTTTAGAATGGGTAAAAGAAAACATAAATTAA
- the arfB gene encoding alternative ribosome rescue aminoacyl-tRNA hydrolase ArfB yields MEDKYKFTKDLSNEFEFITSRSSGPGGQNVNKVNSKVELRFAVFESKILTKKEKETIFIKLYHHISNLGILSVTAQTERSQVQNKEVAIKKFYQWIEIALTPVKPRRKTRPTRASKERRLEGKQVQAQKKENRKKPEL; encoded by the coding sequence ATGGAGGATAAATATAAATTTACAAAAGACCTAAGCAATGAATTTGAATTCATTACTTCCCGAAGTAGTGGGCCTGGAGGACAAAATGTAAATAAAGTAAATTCAAAAGTTGAGCTTCGGTTTGCCGTTTTTGAATCGAAAATATTAACAAAAAAAGAGAAAGAAACGATCTTTATAAAGTTATATCACCACATTAGTAATCTGGGTATACTTTCGGTAACTGCACAAACAGAGCGTTCTCAGGTTCAGAATAAGGAAGTTGCAATTAAGAAGTTTTACCAATGGATCGAAATTGCTCTAACTCCTGTAAAACCAAGAAGAAAAACCCGACCAACACGGGCTTCTAAAGAAAGAAGGTTAGAAGGAAAACAGGTGCAGGCACAAAAAAAGGAAAACAGAAAAAAACCTGAATTATAG
- a CDS encoding MFS transporter, which translates to MTLKRNPNFPFAPAKSPLFYGWIAMFAGTIGVLCSIPGQTMGVSVFTNYLISSLQLSRDALSLAYLIGTVGSSLFLTYAGKIYDKFGSRFTAIIAALGLGVTLILFSFSHLLSEAISQYINIGFSTVSFILISLLFFFLRFSGQGVLTLASRNMIMKWFDQRRGLANSISSALQSFGFAVSPLFIALIITRFDWSTAYQILALLTFIFVIFAFLFYRDNPEECGLIPDGKIIEPKVKSLPTFKTKKQYTLKEAKSTWVFWVFALSLSFNSFFITGFTFNIISIFESCGLSEEKALGVFIPASIISIITAISGNILSDYIRMQKLLVVFLIGCLLSSLGVAILDYEIGYYVLILGTGIMGGLFSVLASITWPRFYGRKNLGAISGFAMSLVVFSSAIAPLFFSRIYTLTDSYRIAGYAGVVSVVILLIFSVKAKNPQLQ; encoded by the coding sequence TTGACCTTGAAAAGAAATCCTAATTTCCCATTTGCCCCGGCAAAATCTCCATTATTTTATGGCTGGATTGCCATGTTTGCGGGTACTATTGGAGTACTTTGCAGTATTCCCGGACAAACAATGGGCGTTTCCGTTTTTACCAATTACCTAATTAGTTCTTTGCAATTAAGTCGTGATGCGTTAAGCTTAGCCTATTTAATAGGTACGGTAGGAAGTTCTCTTTTCTTAACCTATGCGGGTAAAATTTACGATAAATTTGGATCTCGTTTTACGGCAATAATTGCTGCATTAGGATTGGGTGTCACTCTAATTTTATTTTCATTTTCGCACCTATTAAGCGAAGCAATATCACAATATATCAATATTGGATTTTCAACAGTCTCATTTATTCTTATCTCACTTTTATTCTTCTTTTTGCGTTTTTCCGGTCAGGGAGTATTAACCTTAGCCTCGCGCAACATGATAATGAAATGGTTCGACCAACGCAGAGGTTTAGCCAATAGCATTTCAAGCGCACTTCAATCTTTTGGATTTGCTGTATCTCCTCTGTTTATTGCTCTGATTATTACTCGTTTTGACTGGAGTACTGCCTATCAGATATTGGCATTACTTACTTTCATATTTGTTATTTTTGCTTTTCTTTTCTATCGGGATAATCCGGAAGAATGTGGACTAATTCCTGATGGGAAAATAATTGAGCCCAAAGTAAAAAGCCTTCCAACTTTTAAAACAAAAAAACAATATACTTTAAAAGAAGCAAAAAGTACATGGGTATTTTGGGTGTTTGCTCTTTCCTTAAGTTTTAATTCTTTTTTTATAACGGGATTTACATTCAACATAATTTCGATTTTCGAATCTTGTGGCTTATCCGAAGAGAAGGCTCTGGGCGTATTTATTCCAGCCTCCATTATCTCCATAATTACTGCTATTTCAGGTAATATTCTTAGTGATTACATTAGAATGCAAAAGCTACTTGTTGTTTTCTTAATTGGCTGTTTATTGTCAAGTTTGGGTGTAGCTATATTAGATTACGAAATTGGCTACTACGTATTGATACTAGGAACCGGAATTATGGGCGGACTATTTTCTGTGCTGGCCTCAATTACCTGGCCTCGCTTTTACGGACGTAAAAACTTAGGTGCGATTAGTGGTTTTGCAATGTCTTTAGTTGTGTTTTCAAGTGCAATAGCTCCACTTTTTTTCAGTAGAATTTACACGTTAACAGATAGTTACCGGATTGCCGGATACGCTGGAGTTGTTAGTGTTGTTATCTTACTAATTTTCTCGGTAAAAGCTAAAAACCCGCAATTGCAATAA
- the trpB gene encoding tryptophan synthase subunit beta: protein MSTNYFKSNPDEKGYFGEYGGSFIPEVLEEEMKKINDAYYSISKSHEFISELRSIRKHFQGRPTPVYYCNRLSNKYGGRIYLKREDLNHTGAHKLNHCMGEALLAKYMGKKKLIAETGAGQHGVALATAAAYFGLECEIHMGEVDIAKEHPNVVRMKILGATVIPVTHGLKTLKEAVDSAFMAYLQDPINTIYCIGSVVGPHPFPMMVRDFQRVVGIEARDQFQEMTGELPDNVVACVGGGSNAIGIFSAFLEDDECKLHGVEPAGLSFKKGEHAASLTLGKPGIIHGFKCYLLQDEKGEPDPVYSVASGLDYPGVGPEHSMLKDLKKAEYHSITDKECIDAFYELSREEGIIPALESAHAMAYAFKLAKENPKQSILVNLSGRGDKDLDFIVDTYGLPE, encoded by the coding sequence ATGTCAACCAACTATTTCAAATCCAATCCTGACGAAAAAGGATATTTCGGAGAGTACGGAGGGAGTTTTATTCCTGAAGTTTTAGAAGAAGAAATGAAGAAAATTAATGACGCTTACTATTCTATTAGTAAATCTCATGAATTTATCTCAGAATTAAGAAGTATCCGTAAACATTTCCAAGGACGCCCTACTCCGGTTTATTATTGCAACCGCTTATCCAATAAATACGGCGGTCGAATTTATCTCAAACGTGAAGACCTTAATCATACCGGAGCACATAAGCTTAATCATTGTATGGGAGAGGCTCTTTTAGCCAAATACATGGGCAAAAAAAAGCTGATTGCTGAAACAGGAGCCGGACAACATGGGGTTGCATTGGCTACAGCTGCGGCTTACTTTGGTTTGGAATGTGAAATCCACATGGGTGAAGTTGACATCGCGAAAGAACATCCAAATGTAGTAAGAATGAAAATTCTGGGAGCTACGGTTATTCCGGTTACGCACGGACTAAAAACATTAAAAGAGGCTGTTGATTCCGCTTTTATGGCTTACCTGCAAGATCCGATTAATACAATTTATTGCATAGGATCTGTTGTTGGCCCGCACCCATTTCCAATGATGGTTCGTGATTTTCAACGCGTAGTTGGAATTGAAGCAAGAGACCAATTTCAGGAAATGACGGGGGAACTTCCAGATAATGTCGTAGCATGTGTTGGTGGAGGCAGTAATGCAATTGGTATTTTCTCTGCATTTTTAGAAGATGATGAGTGCAAATTGCACGGTGTAGAACCTGCTGGTCTCTCTTTTAAAAAAGGAGAACATGCCGCAAGTTTAACTTTAGGTAAGCCAGGAATAATACACGGATTCAAATGCTATCTTCTTCAGGATGAAAAAGGAGAACCAGATCCTGTATATTCTGTTGCCAGTGGATTGGATTATCCGGGTGTTGGCCCTGAACATTCGATGCTTAAAGATCTAAAAAAGGCAGAATACCATTCAATTACTGATAAAGAATGTATTGATGCATTTTACGAATTGAGTCGTGAAGAAGGAATTATTCCTGCATTAGAAAGTGCACATGCTATGGCTTATGCATTTAAATTAGCTAAGGAAAATCCAAAACAATCTATTTTAGTGAATCTTAGTGGCAGAGGCGATAAAGATCTCGACTTTATTGTTGATACGTACGGATTACCTGAATAA
- a CDS encoding MATE family efflux transporter: protein MLKFISSLLRREQEYSAVGKKLLQLAFPIIGSYLLHMTYNLTDMIWVGYLGSGAVAAVGSAGFFLQLGWAMASIVTVGANIKIAHSVGAENMNAAGRYSTAGLWGIGSIAILFTSIFLAIPEQFIGFFQMKDVHVNEMAVSYLIISAFGIIISFANLLFISIFNAHGKTKISFKASIIGTLLNIVLDPLLIFVFKMGVEGAAIATIIGRGSSLAYFCFVYKKFDTIYFRGLLPNATKLKDLFRVGLPAAIQRISFSVIYIFLARIIAEWGPNAIAVQKIGVQIESITFMIVGGIMQAVTIMVGHSYGAKNLTEVPNIYRAGWRISLTVGAVTTLIFLLLPQTLFSIFVPEAESILMGKDYLMILAASQLFMCLEMISAGVFNGLGKTKIPATVSVIFTSLRLPGAYILGFYTFLGLNGVWWSITGSSILKGIVLYFLLRTYLKNNTFGKF from the coding sequence ATGTTAAAATTCATTTCCAGTTTACTTAGAAGAGAACAGGAATATTCGGCGGTTGGGAAAAAACTGCTTCAGCTAGCTTTCCCAATTATCGGCTCGTACCTTTTGCACATGACCTACAATCTTACCGATATGATTTGGGTAGGATATTTGGGAAGTGGTGCAGTTGCTGCGGTTGGTTCTGCAGGGTTCTTTTTACAGCTGGGTTGGGCTATGGCTTCGATTGTAACGGTAGGTGCAAATATTAAAATTGCTCACTCGGTAGGTGCCGAAAACATGAATGCGGCAGGCAGATATTCAACTGCAGGTTTGTGGGGAATCGGTAGCATTGCAATTTTGTTTACCTCGATATTTTTAGCCATTCCCGAACAGTTCATCGGCTTTTTTCAAATGAAAGATGTCCATGTTAACGAAATGGCTGTTTCTTATCTGATAATTAGTGCTTTTGGTATCATCATCAGTTTTGCTAATCTGTTATTCATTAGTATTTTTAATGCACACGGTAAAACAAAAATTTCTTTCAAAGCGAGTATTATTGGAACCTTGTTGAATATTGTGCTTGACCCATTGTTGATTTTTGTATTTAAAATGGGTGTTGAAGGTGCTGCTATTGCAACAATTATAGGTAGGGGAAGCAGTCTGGCGTATTTCTGTTTTGTGTATAAAAAATTCGATACTATTTATTTTAGGGGTTTATTGCCGAATGCAACAAAACTAAAAGACTTATTCAGGGTCGGATTACCTGCTGCTATTCAGCGTATTTCGTTTTCAGTAATTTATATTTTTCTGGCAAGAATCATTGCTGAATGGGGACCAAATGCCATTGCAGTCCAAAAAATTGGTGTTCAAATAGAGTCGATTACATTTATGATTGTTGGCGGAATTATGCAGGCCGTAACTATTATGGTGGGGCATAGTTATGGAGCCAAGAACTTAACTGAGGTTCCTAATATTTACCGGGCAGGTTGGCGAATATCCCTAACTGTAGGCGCAGTAACTACATTGATCTTTTTGCTTCTTCCACAAACTTTATTTTCCATTTTTGTACCTGAGGCAGAAAGTATTTTAATGGGAAAAGATTATTTAATGATATTGGCTGCATCGCAATTATTTATGTGTTTAGAAATGATTAGCGCAGGAGTGTTTAATGGATTAGGAAAAACAAAAATACCTGCAACTGTAAGTGTGATCTTTACTTCATTACGACTACCGGGTGCATATATTCTTGGTTTTTATACTTTTTTAGGATTAAACGGAGTCTGGTGGAGCATCACCGGAAGCAGCATATTAAAAGGCATAGTTCTTTACTTTTTATTACGAACTTATTTAAAAAATAATACATTTGGTAAATTCTAA
- the gshAB gene encoding bifunctional glutamate--cysteine ligase GshA/glutathione synthetase GshB, with translation MNHLINNINEALQLEGIRESLKNGQFGIEKENVRVDYAGNMATTPHPGILGDKFQNPFITTDFSESQVEMITPPLHSIAEVHGFLETLQDVISENLTDELLWPQSLPPLLPQEEEIPIAKFGEKGTHKEKYREELANRYGKERQMLSGIHFNYSLTERLERKLKKASNWDGDLESFREAIYLKMVRNFMRYRWMLIWLFGESPISDPSLKMKSLITGKKSFMSCGNAISIRNSSMGYRNIEEFFVDFNGLKDYKESVAELIESGKIIAGEELYLPIRIKFDEKSKKISHLEVRILDLDPFEKSGISKNRLYFTHLFLLYCLFTNESEKYNEKEQKIASNNQDLVACHGMNSELILPNSEGEEIYASKMLQDLLSDITNFVKESGLSTDSDYQGSLDEIADFIKNPDLRSSYKVKQRIIEEGFINFHLNKAKQYKEESEMSGFRFHGFEDLELSSQLLMKAALRRGVECTILDRSENFISLTQGEKTEYVMQATRTSLDNYSSVLMMENKLVTKKILEKAGIRVPSGFDYQDARQARSDFDLFEGKGIVVKPKSTNYGLGITILKENKNEEVYKRAVDIAFEHDGSILIEEFISGREFRFFVINDQVCGILHRVPANVKGDGIKSIRELVEIKNQDPLRGIGYRTPLEKIRLEEAEAMFLKEQGLSFESVLSKDKVVYLRENSNISTGGDSIDYTDDIHQSYKDIAIESSKALGVQITGLDMMIEDVDQPSTKDNYAIIEMNFNPAIHIHCYPYIGKNRQLNEKILDSLGF, from the coding sequence ATGAATCATTTAATTAATAATATCAATGAAGCTCTTCAGTTAGAAGGGATTCGCGAGAGTTTGAAGAACGGTCAATTTGGCATTGAAAAGGAAAATGTGAGAGTCGATTACGCAGGTAATATGGCAACGACACCACATCCTGGAATTCTTGGTGATAAATTTCAAAATCCTTTTATTACAACCGATTTTTCGGAAAGTCAGGTGGAGATGATAACACCTCCTTTGCATAGTATTGCTGAAGTTCATGGCTTTTTAGAGACCTTGCAAGATGTAATTTCTGAGAATTTAACGGATGAATTACTTTGGCCACAAAGTTTACCACCATTATTGCCTCAGGAAGAAGAGATACCGATTGCTAAGTTTGGAGAGAAAGGGACTCATAAAGAGAAATATAGAGAAGAATTGGCCAATCGATATGGGAAAGAAAGACAAATGCTTTCCGGGATTCACTTTAATTATTCACTAACAGAAAGATTGGAGAGAAAATTAAAAAAAGCGAGCAATTGGGACGGTGATTTGGAGAGCTTTCGTGAGGCCATTTACTTGAAAATGGTTCGGAATTTTATGCGCTACCGATGGATGCTGATCTGGTTATTTGGGGAGAGTCCAATTTCTGATCCTTCTCTAAAAATGAAATCGTTAATTACAGGAAAGAAGAGTTTCATGAGCTGTGGGAATGCTATTTCCATTAGAAACAGTTCGATGGGATATCGAAATATCGAAGAGTTCTTTGTTGATTTTAATGGATTGAAAGATTATAAAGAATCGGTGGCTGAATTGATTGAATCTGGCAAAATAATAGCAGGAGAGGAGCTTTATCTACCTATCCGAATAAAATTCGACGAAAAAAGCAAGAAAATATCTCATTTGGAAGTTCGTATTCTCGATTTAGATCCATTTGAAAAATCAGGAATCTCTAAAAACCGTTTGTATTTTACGCATTTATTCCTGTTGTATTGCTTATTCACAAATGAGAGTGAAAAGTACAATGAAAAAGAGCAAAAAATAGCGTCTAATAATCAGGATTTGGTAGCCTGTCACGGCATGAATTCAGAATTGATACTACCGAATTCCGAAGGAGAGGAAATTTATGCATCCAAAATGTTGCAAGATCTGCTTTCGGATATCACCAATTTTGTAAAAGAATCTGGATTAAGTACTGATTCTGATTACCAGGGATCGCTTGATGAAATTGCTGATTTTATTAAAAATCCGGATCTTAGATCTTCTTATAAGGTGAAACAAAGAATTATTGAGGAAGGCTTTATTAATTTTCATTTGAATAAAGCCAAGCAGTATAAAGAAGAAAGTGAAATGAGTGGTTTCCGTTTCCACGGATTTGAAGATCTGGAATTGTCATCGCAATTATTAATGAAAGCGGCTTTGCGAAGAGGTGTAGAGTGTACTATTTTGGATCGTAGTGAAAATTTCATCAGTCTTACACAAGGAGAAAAAACAGAGTATGTAATGCAAGCCACCAGAACATCATTAGATAACTATTCAAGCGTTTTAATGATGGAGAATAAGCTGGTTACGAAGAAAATTCTTGAAAAGGCAGGAATTAGAGTTCCTTCGGGCTTTGATTATCAGGATGCTAGGCAAGCACGTTCCGATTTCGACTTGTTTGAGGGGAAAGGCATTGTGGTAAAACCAAAATCGACCAATTATGGTTTGGGAATTACGATCTTAAAGGAGAATAAGAACGAAGAGGTGTATAAAAGAGCTGTTGATATTGCCTTTGAGCACGATGGAAGTATACTAATAGAGGAATTTATTTCGGGCAGAGAATTTCGATTTTTTGTGATCAACGATCAGGTTTGTGGAATTTTACATCGAGTTCCGGCTAACGTGAAAGGCGATGGGATAAAAAGCATTCGTGAGTTGGTTGAAATAAAAAATCAGGACCCGTTACGAGGAATAGGATATCGAACACCGCTTGAAAAAATTCGATTGGAAGAGGCTGAGGCAATGTTTTTAAAGGAACAAGGCTTAAGTTTCGAAAGTGTTCTTAGTAAAGATAAAGTGGTTTACCTAAGGGAGAACTCAAATATTAGTACCGGTGGCGACAGCATTGATTACACAGACGATATTCATCAGTCATACAAAGATATAGCAATAGAATCATCGAAAGCGCTAGGCGTTCAAATTACAGGCTTGGATATGATGATTGAAGATGTGGATCAGCCGTCAACAAAAGATAATTACGCAATTATTGAAATGAATTTCAATCCGGCAATCCACATTCATTGTTATCCTTATATAGGAAAAAACAGACAGTTGAACGAGAAGATTTTGGATTCATTGGGATTTTAA
- a CDS encoding MarR family winged helix-turn-helix transcriptional regulator → MDNLANKEFDSLKLENQLCFTIYAASRLMTRQYQPYLDQLGITYPQYLVLLVLWEKDGIGVNEIGCKLYLNTNTLTPLLKRMEQLSFLQRNKCCNDERKVLIYLTEQGKNLKNKAKSIPLKMTDSLNCDMEKAICLKKQLEVLINKMLK, encoded by the coding sequence ATGGACAATCTAGCAAATAAGGAGTTCGATTCTCTTAAATTAGAGAATCAATTGTGCTTTACTATTTATGCTGCCTCTCGGCTTATGACCAGACAATATCAGCCTTATCTGGATCAACTGGGAATTACTTACCCACAATATTTGGTGCTATTGGTTTTGTGGGAGAAGGATGGCATTGGGGTCAATGAAATTGGATGTAAACTTTATCTGAATACAAATACTTTAACACCTCTTTTGAAGCGCATGGAACAGCTTTCATTTCTTCAAAGAAATAAGTGTTGCAACGATGAAAGAAAGGTCCTCATTTATCTTACCGAGCAAGGAAAGAATCTTAAAAATAAAGCGAAAAGCATTCCTTTGAAAATGACAGATTCTCTTAATTGCGATATGGAAAAAGCAATTTGTTTGAAAAAACAATTAGAAGTTTTGATCAATAAAATGCTTAAGTAG
- a CDS encoding fumarate hydratase, protein MSDFHYQKPFPITKDTTKYRLLTTDYVSTVEVDGRKILKVDPKGLEMLSKEAFSDVSFYLRPAHLNKLKTILQDNEASDNDRFVAHTMLLNQVVAAEGELPTCQDTGTAIVVAKKGEDVYTGVDDAEHLSKGVYDTYQERNLRYSQVVPFSMFEEKNSGNNLPAQIDIYANKGNAYEFLFVTKGGGSGNKTFLYQETKALLNEASLTTFITNKLRDLGTSACPPYHLALVIGGTSAEATLATVKKASAGYYDHLPTEGNEGGQAFRDLEWEKKIEEICQKSEIGAQFGGKYFVHDVKVIRLPRHAASCPVGLGVSCSADRNVKAKITEEGIYLEELERNPFQYLPKEAPHLKDAVEINLDQPMEDILKELTKYPIKTRLSLSGTLIVARDMAHARIKQMLDEGKEMPEYFKNHPVYYAGPAKTPKGMPSGSFGPTTAGRMDSYVGPFQKLGGSMVMVAKGNRYKTVTDACKENGGFYLGSIGGPAAVLAKNSIKSIEVIDFPELGMEAVRKIRVENFPAFIIVDDKGNDFFANM, encoded by the coding sequence ATGTCTGATTTTCATTACCAGAAACCATTTCCAATAACAAAGGATACAACTAAGTATCGTTTGCTTACAACCGATTACGTTTCAACTGTTGAAGTTGATGGACGAAAAATTTTAAAAGTAGATCCAAAGGGACTTGAAATGCTTTCGAAAGAGGCATTTTCAGATGTGTCTTTTTACTTGCGTCCAGCTCATTTAAATAAATTGAAGACAATTCTTCAGGATAATGAAGCGTCAGATAATGATCGTTTTGTAGCCCACACCATGTTGCTGAATCAGGTAGTTGCTGCCGAAGGTGAATTACCTACTTGTCAGGATACGGGTACAGCAATTGTTGTTGCGAAAAAAGGAGAAGATGTTTACACCGGAGTTGATGATGCAGAGCATTTGTCTAAAGGTGTTTATGATACTTATCAGGAGAGAAATCTGAGATATTCTCAGGTTGTTCCTTTCTCGATGTTCGAAGAAAAAAATTCAGGAAATAACCTTCCTGCACAAATTGATATTTACGCCAACAAAGGGAATGCGTACGAATTTTTATTTGTAACCAAAGGTGGTGGATCAGGAAACAAGACCTTCTTGTATCAGGAAACTAAAGCTCTTTTAAATGAAGCGAGCTTAACTACTTTTATTACAAACAAACTTCGTGATTTGGGTACTTCGGCTTGTCCTCCTTACCACTTGGCATTAGTTATTGGTGGAACTTCTGCTGAGGCTACTTTAGCTACTGTAAAGAAAGCGTCAGCTGGATATTACGATCATTTACCAACAGAAGGTAACGAAGGTGGCCAGGCATTTCGCGATTTAGAGTGGGAGAAAAAAATTGAAGAGATTTGCCAAAAGAGCGAAATTGGAGCTCAGTTTGGTGGTAAATATTTCGTTCACGATGTAAAAGTAATTCGTTTGCCTCGTCATGCTGCTTCTTGTCCTGTAGGTTTGGGTGTAAGTTGTAGTGCCGACCGTAATGTGAAAGCGAAAATTACTGAAGAAGGAATCTATTTGGAAGAATTGGAAAGAAATCCATTTCAGTACCTACCAAAAGAGGCTCCACACTTGAAAGATGCAGTTGAAATCAACCTGGATCAGCCCATGGAGGATATTTTGAAGGAACTGACTAAATACCCAATTAAAACAAGATTGAGCTTATCAGGAACTTTGATTGTTGCCCGCGATATGGCACATGCACGAATCAAGCAAATGTTGGATGAAGGAAAAGAAATGCCTGAGTATTTCAAAAATCATCCTGTATATTATGCTGGTCCAGCAAAAACTCCAAAGGGAATGCCTTCTGGAAGTTTTGGACCAACTACTGCGGGCCGTATGGATTCTTATGTAGGACCATTTCAAAAGCTGGGTGGTTCTATGGTAATGGTTGCAAAAGGGAACCGTTACAAAACAGTTACCGATGCTTGTAAAGAGAATGGTGGATTCTATTTGGGATCAATTGGAGGACCTGCTGCAGTATTGGCTAAGAACAGTATTAAATCTATTGAGGTAATTGATTTTCCTGAATTGGGAATGGAAGCGGTTCGTAAGATACGTGTGGAAAATTTCCCTGCTTTTATCATTGTTGATGATAAAGGAAATGATTTCTTCGCAAATATGTAA